From the genome of archaeon CG10_big_fil_rev_8_21_14_0_10_43_11, one region includes:
- a CDS encoding GDP-fucose synthetase codes for MESDAKIYVAGHRGLVGSALVRKLEERGYTNLVYKTSRELDLRRQSSVEAFFQKEKPEYVIISAAKVGGIMANKQSPATFLTDNLLIETNLIKTAYETGVKKLLFLGSSCVYPKFARQPMREEYFLTGPLEPTNEGYSVAKIAGMELCKHYHTQYGAEFFSVMPTNLYGPHDNFDLTSSHVIPALIRRFHEAKERADKTVTLWGTGSAKREFMHVDSLADALVYVMERVSLEDIARLDWEENAPNKTFVNIGTGTDISIKDLAYKIKDIVGYSGRIEHDLTKPDGTPRKLLDVSKLSQLGWKATIDFDAGLKQTYAWYLENIASR; via the coding sequence ATGGAATCAGATGCCAAAATCTATGTTGCAGGACACCGCGGACTTGTAGGCTCCGCGCTTGTGCGAAAACTTGAAGAGCGGGGCTACACCAATCTTGTGTACAAAACCTCACGCGAACTTGACTTGCGACGACAAAGCAGTGTTGAAGCATTCTTTCAAAAAGAAAAACCAGAGTATGTTATCATTTCTGCAGCAAAAGTTGGCGGCATCATGGCAAATAAACAATCACCTGCAACCTTTCTTACTGACAATCTGCTTATTGAAACTAATCTTATCAAAACCGCGTACGAGACGGGCGTAAAAAAACTATTGTTTCTTGGAAGCTCGTGCGTTTACCCAAAATTCGCGCGCCAACCCATGCGAGAAGAATACTTTCTTACCGGTCCGCTTGAGCCAACCAATGAAGGGTATTCTGTTGCAAAAATTGCGGGCATGGAACTGTGCAAACACTACCACACCCAATACGGGGCGGAATTTTTCTCAGTCATGCCCACAAACCTATATGGCCCGCACGACAATTTTGACCTCACGTCTTCGCACGTGATTCCCGCGCTCATACGCCGATTTCACGAAGCAAAAGAGCGCGCAGACAAGACCGTGACGCTTTGGGGAACGGGCAGTGCAAAGCGCGAGTTCATGCACGTGGACAGCTTGGCAGATGCGCTCGTCTACGTGATGGAACGCGTGAGTCTCGAAGACATTGCACGCCTTGACTGGGAAGAAAACGCGCCAAACAAAACCTTTGTCAACATTGGCACGGGAACTGACATCAGCATCAAAGACCTTGCCTACAAGATAAAAGACATTGTCGGCTACTCGGGACGCATTGAACACGACCTTACCAAGCCTGACGGCACGCCACGAAAACTCTTGGACGTATCAAAACTCTCACAACTTGGCTGGAAAGCAACCATTGATTTTGACGCAGGCCTTAAACAAACCTACGCATGGTATCTTGAAAACATAGCCTCACGCTAA
- a CDS encoding glycosyltransferase family 1 protein — MKVGLLRGPYLRANGVLPWEYLHNHSNIAVTAYASKPKRFEYSSLNMPVKELFWPEGYSKAVRFALTKLKFPRNLLFDIKQVVNENDILHVSENYHLFSYQTAKYCKRKRFFFAQGENIPHPSSQNSYLIKHIKRFVNKNAEKITTTTELAKKALIHEGVNDEKIFIVPNATDTNLFTPEPKRTSGTDLPKELETTFNIIFVGRLSEQKGIPWLLDAFKRIKKEDVRLILIGKNVEHFNVRHKHIYHIPYVEHQQLPRIYNLADIGILPSIPTKNNEEQFGQVVHEAMACGKPTLVTNVGGMPEIVTEKTSFVINYKSPQDIKENILYFYQNETEKKRMGQAARQHIEREYTPRIIANKLKRLYHE, encoded by the coding sequence ATGAAAGTTGGCCTACTTAGAGGACCTTATCTCCGCGCGAATGGGGTACTTCCATGGGAATATCTACATAACCATTCTAACATAGCTGTGACTGCCTACGCTAGCAAACCCAAACGATTTGAATATTCATCTCTTAATATGCCAGTAAAAGAATTGTTCTGGCCCGAAGGCTATTCAAAGGCTGTTAGATTCGCACTAACTAAATTAAAATTTCCAAGAAATCTGCTTTTCGATATTAAACAAGTAGTTAACGAAAATGATATTCTACATGTAAGCGAAAACTACCATCTTTTCTCCTATCAGACAGCAAAATATTGTAAGCGAAAACGATTTTTTTTTGCACAAGGTGAAAACATCCCGCACCCCTCATCCCAGAACAGTTATTTAATAAAACACATTAAACGGTTTGTTAATAAGAACGCAGAGAAGATAACAACAACCACAGAATTAGCAAAGAAAGCATTAATTCATGAAGGAGTAAATGATGAAAAGATATTCATTGTCCCAAACGCAACAGACACGAACCTCTTCACACCAGAACCCAAAAGAACAAGTGGAACAGACTTACCCAAAGAGCTAGAAACCACATTCAACATTATTTTTGTTGGTCGCCTGAGCGAACAGAAGGGAATACCTTGGCTACTAGATGCTTTCAAAAGAATCAAAAAAGAAGATGTGCGACTTATTCTTATTGGAAAAAATGTTGAGCATTTCAATGTACGACATAAGCACATCTATCACATCCCTTATGTCGAACATCAACAGTTACCAAGAATTTATAACTTAGCAGACATAGGGATATTACCAAGTATACCTACCAAAAACAATGAAGAACAGTTCGGTCAAGTTGTGCATGAAGCCATGGCATGCGGAAAGCCTACACTTGTGACAAATGTGGGGGGTATGCCTGAGATAGTTACTGAAAAAACAAGCTTTGTAATAAATTATAAATCACCACAGGATATTAAAGAGAATATCTTATACTTTTACCAAAATGAAACGGAAAAGAAAAGAATGGGTCAAGCTGCAAGACAGCATATAGAAAGAGAATATACTCCACGCATCATCGCAAACAAACTAAAGAGGCTATATCATGAATAA